A stretch of Ischnura elegans chromosome 4, ioIscEleg1.1, whole genome shotgun sequence DNA encodes these proteins:
- the LOC124156973 gene encoding uncharacterized protein LOC124156973 isoform X1: MVLTQTSSTLWMDLKRFIALSIAMALYPLWFSVAAIFYLGFRFIYLYYCSADRHSYRSVVVRSTARTSCLSTARHTTQRSRTSAPRASSASAAATTCSCTARLRTRKRKCRNSLAWCAARCLAKARTSRHTYGQRTSCVLTAMRPFSRRGNLRRTRKRRNTTVASSWIALTVVVKRIS; this comes from the exons GTTCATTGCACTCTCGATTGCCATGGCCCTCTATCCATTGTGGTTCTCTGTGGCTGCTATTTTCTACCTGGGATTCCGCTTCATTTATCTCTACTACTGCAGTGCCGACCGACATAGTTACAG ATCTGTGGTCGTGCGTTCAACCGCAAGGACAAGCTGTCTCTCCACCGCAAGACACACAACGCAGAGAAGCCGTACCAGTGCCCCACGTGCCTCAAGCGCTTCTGCCGCAGCGACTACCTGCTCATGCACCGCAAGACTGCGCACCCGGAAGAGGAAGTGTCGCAATTCCCTAGCTTGGTGTGCGGCACGGTGTTTGGCAAAGGCAAGGACCTCTCGGCACACATACGGACAGCGCACTTCTTGTGTCCTGACTGCGATGCGGCCTTTCTCACGGAGGGGGAACTTGCGGCGCACGCGGAAGCGGAGAAACACAACAGTGGCCAGCAGCTGGATTGCGTTGACTGTG gtggttaaacggatttcctga